In Musa acuminata AAA Group cultivar baxijiao chromosome BXJ2-3, Cavendish_Baxijiao_AAA, whole genome shotgun sequence, the following proteins share a genomic window:
- the LOC103979008 gene encoding glycine cleavage system H protein 2, mitochondrial, with product MASRLLWARGAASYLRISTFHRGFSTVIKDLKYADTHEWVKVDGSSATVGITDHAQDHLGDVVYVELPEVGASVVQGKNFGAVESVKATSDVNSPVSGEVVEVNTELSGSPGLVNARPYENGWIIKVKMSDTGELNSLMDSEGYSKFCEEEDAKH from the exons ATGGCGTCCAGGTTGTTGTGGGCTCGCGGAGCCGCCTCCTACCTGAGGATCTCTACCTTCCATAGGGGCTTCTCCACTG TTATTAAGGATCTGAAATATGCTGATACACACGAGTGGGTTAAAGTTGATGGCTCTTCTGCAACAGTAGGAATCACTGACCATGCTCAG GATCACTTAGGTGATGTTGTATATGTTGAATTGCCAGAAGTTGGTGCCTCTGTTGTGCAGGGAAAGAACTTTGGTGCAGTTGAGAGTGTCAAGGCAACCAGTGATGTCAATTCTCCTGTTTCCGGGGAAGTGGTTGAAGTCAACACTGAACTAAGTGGTTCACCAGGATTG GTCAATGCGAGGCCATACGAGAATGGCTGGATTATAAAGGTCAAAATGAGTGATACAGGTGAGTTGAATTCATTGATGGACTCCGAGGGATACTCCAAATTCTGTGAGGAAGAAGATGCCAAGCATTGA
- the LOC135608130 gene encoding style cell-cycle inhibitor 1-A-like, with the protein MGGEEKSRRRRRHSRSPSSSPSSLDEEETSRKRRKRDGREKKSRKDESRSKERKKEKKRDESPEHSKSRDGKEKKSKEKHKRRRKEMGSFEELSKDDYFAKNNEFATWLKEERGIYFSELSSDAARELFSGFIKEWNSGKLQPVYYEGIASGPRTAHNWRIKHEK; encoded by the exons ATGGGCGGCGAGGAGAAGtcgcggcgacggcggcggcactctcggtctccttcttcttccccttcctcgCTAG ATGAGGAGGAGACGAGCCGAAAGCGCCGGAAGAGAGACGGACGGGAAAAGAAGAGCCGGAAGGACGAGAGTCGTAgtaaggagaggaagaaggagaagaagcgtGACGAGTCGCCCGAGCATTCCAAAAGTCGTGATGGGAAAG AAAAGAAATCGAAGGAGAAGCACAAGCGTAGAAGAAAGGAGATGGGTTCG TTTGAAGAGCTTTCCAAGGATGACTATTTTGCCAAGAACAATGAGTTCGCGACCTGGTTAAAGGAAGAGAGAGGCATATATTTCTCTGAGCTATCGTCGGACGCAGCAAGGGAGCTGTTTTCAGGGtttatcaaagagtggaacagtGGAAAATTGCAGCCGGTGTATTATGAGGGCATTGCTAGCGGACCCCGGACAGCTCATAACTGGAGGATTAAACATGAAAAATAG
- the LOC135586729 gene encoding MADS-box transcription factor 29-like, whose translation MGRGKIEIKRIENPTNRQVTFSKRRGGLLKKANELAILCDAQVGVIIFSSTGKLFEYCSPHLSMRQLIERYQRVTNTHFEEINSQQQIICEISRMRDENDKLQASMRQFTGEDLASLTLNEVNQLEEQLEYSVNKVRARKHQLLHQQLENLRRKEHILEDEHNYLCRVLAEHQAAMEHQQVVAMEHKVGDVPMLEHFGHLYAEEPSRNLLQLSPQMHAFRLQPTQPNLQEATFQGHYLQL comes from the exons ATGGGTCGCGGAAAGATAGAGATCAAGAGGATCGAGAACCCAACAAACCGCCAAGTCACCTTCTCCAAGCGGCGAGGAGGGCTCCTGAAGAAGGCAAACGAGCTTGCTATACTATGCGATGCACAGGTTGGAGTCATCATCTTCTCCAGCACCGGCAAGCTGTTTGAATACTGCAGTCCACATTTGAG CATGCGACAACTCATCGAACGGTATCAGAGAGTCACCAACACTCATTTTGAGGAGATCAACAGTCAGCAG CAAATCATTTGTGAGATATCGAGGATGAGAGACGAGAACGATAAGCTCCAGGCAAGCATGAGGCAGTTCACCGGGGAAGACTTGGCTTCGTTGACTTTGAATGAGGTGAATCAACTCGAAGAACAGTTAGAGTACTCTGTCAACAAGGTTCGAGCAAGGAAG CATCAGCTGCTGCACCAACAACTGGAGAATCTGCGTCGCAAG GAGCACATTTTGGAAGATGAGCACAACTATCTCTGCCGCGTG CTTGCGGAGCATCAGGCGGCGATGGAGCATCAGCAGGTGGTGGCCATGGAGCACAAGGTGGGGGACGTGCCGATGCTGGAACACTTCGGCCACCTCTACGCCGAGGAGCCGTCGCGGAACCTGCTGCAGTTGTCGCCCCAAATGCACGCTTTCCGGCTGCAGCCGACGCAGCCCAACCTGCAGGAGGCCACCTTCCAGGGACACTACCTGCAGCTGTG A